The following coding sequences are from one Oryzisolibacter sp. LB2S window:
- a CDS encoding DUF1854 domain-containing protein, with protein MNTTTSRFDLHRNPHGRLVLRLPDGTEHEAVTPVRAFPIAAPLEGLSLVGSDGHELAWVQRLADLPAAQRALIEEELAAREFVPTITRIRSVSSFSTPSTWEVETDRGAAQLVLKGEEDIRRLAGRTRLLIAASDGMQFHVPDSTALDRASRKLLERFL; from the coding sequence ATGAACACCACCACATCCCGCTTCGACCTGCACCGCAATCCCCATGGCCGCTTGGTGCTGCGCCTGCCGGACGGCACCGAGCACGAGGCCGTCACGCCCGTGCGCGCCTTCCCCATCGCCGCGCCGCTCGAGGGCCTGTCCCTGGTCGGCAGCGACGGCCATGAGCTCGCCTGGGTGCAGCGCCTGGCGGATCTGCCCGCGGCCCAGCGTGCGCTCATCGAGGAAGAGCTGGCCGCGCGCGAGTTCGTGCCGACCATCACGCGCATCCGCAGCGTGTCGAGCTTTTCCACGCCCAGCACCTGGGAGGTGGAGACCGACCGCGGCGCCGCGCAGCTCGTGCTCAAGGGCGAGGAGGACATACGCCGCCTGGCCGGGCGCACCCGGCTGCTCATCGCCGCCAGCGACGGCATGCAGTTCCACGTGCCCGACAGCACCGCCCTGGACCGGGCGTCACGCAAGCTGCTCGAAAGATTTTTGTAG
- the gspF gene encoding type II secretion system inner membrane protein GspF yields MPAYSFEALDSQGHVRRGTLDADSAKAARNLLRAQALVPLEVEALSPEAAAGAAPTLAQRLFTRAVFNATGLAVWTRQLAGLVGAGLPLERALTALADEADDERQRHLVAALRAEVNAGSTFARALAQHPREFSDIYCAVIGAGESSGGLAQVLDSLADDLEARQQLRAKLIGAALYPAIVTLVAIVIVLFLVGYVVPQVASAFAGSKRALPFLTVVMLALSDLVRSYGWALLGAIILIAAGARVALARPRFREKFDAAWLRLPLVGRLARGYNAARFAGTLAMLAGAGVPILRALQAAAETLNNRALRADALEALVLVREGAPLASALAQKKRFPGLVSMFARLGEQTGQLPTMLARAATQLGTEVQRRALQLATILEPLLIVSMGLIVMLIVLAVLQPIIELNQFVR; encoded by the coding sequence ATGCCCGCCTATTCCTTCGAAGCCCTGGACAGCCAGGGCCATGTCCGCCGCGGCACGCTCGATGCCGACAGCGCCAAGGCCGCGCGCAACCTGTTGCGCGCGCAGGCGCTGGTGCCGCTGGAAGTGGAGGCACTGTCGCCCGAGGCCGCCGCGGGCGCCGCGCCCACGCTGGCGCAGCGGCTGTTCACGCGGGCGGTGTTCAACGCCACGGGCCTGGCGGTCTGGACACGCCAGCTCGCGGGCCTGGTGGGCGCGGGCCTGCCGCTCGAGCGCGCGCTCACGGCGCTGGCCGACGAGGCCGACGACGAGCGCCAGCGCCACCTGGTGGCGGCGCTGCGCGCCGAGGTCAACGCGGGCAGCACGTTTGCGCGAGCACTGGCCCAGCACCCGCGCGAGTTCTCCGACATCTACTGCGCGGTGATCGGCGCGGGCGAATCGAGTGGCGGCCTGGCCCAGGTGCTCGACAGCCTGGCCGACGACCTGGAGGCGCGCCAGCAGCTGCGCGCCAAGCTCATAGGCGCGGCGCTGTACCCGGCCATCGTGACCCTGGTGGCCATCGTCATCGTGCTCTTCCTCGTGGGCTATGTGGTGCCGCAGGTGGCCAGCGCGTTCGCGGGCAGCAAGCGCGCCCTGCCGTTTCTCACCGTGGTCATGCTGGCCCTGAGCGACCTGGTGCGCAGCTACGGCTGGGCCCTGCTTGGCGCAATAATTTTGATAGCTGCCGGCGCCCGCGTGGCGCTGGCCAGACCCCGATTTCGTGAAAAGTTCGACGCCGCCTGGCTCAGGCTGCCGCTGGTCGGCCGGCTGGCGCGCGGCTACAACGCGGCGCGCTTTGCCGGCACGCTGGCCATGCTGGCCGGCGCCGGCGTGCCCATTCTGCGCGCCCTGCAGGCCGCGGCCGAGACGCTGAACAACCGCGCGCTGCGCGCCGACGCGCTCGAGGCCCTGGTGCTGGTGCGCGAGGGCGCGCCGCTGGCCTCGGCGCTAGCGCAGAAAAAGCGCTTCCCCGGCCTGGTGTCCATGTTTGCGCGCCTGGGCGAGCAGACCGGCCAGCTGCCCACCATGCTCGCGCGCGCGGCCACCCAGCTCGGCACCGAGGTGCAGCGCCGTGCCCTGCAGCTGGCCACCATCCTCGAGCCGCTGCTCATCGTGAGCATGGGGCTGATCGTGATGCTCATCGTGCTGGCGGTGCTGCAGCCCATCATTGAGCTCAATCAGTTCGTGAGATGA
- a CDS encoding LLM class flavin-dependent oxidoreductase — MNAQNSPFPRLSMLDLVAVREGGTVAQALDIAVRTARHAESLGLARYWLAEHHNMPGIASSATAVLVGHVAGATRTIRVGSGGIMLPNHAPLVVAEAFGTLAELYPGRIDLGLGRAPGTDGATMRALRRDRMETEADFPRDVAELQRLLAPAQPGQAIVAMPGAGTEVPLWLLGSSLFSAQLAAHMGLPYAFASHFAPRMLHQAISLYRELFRPSAALQKPYVMIGVPVIAAPTDEEAEYLASSTYQRVLGIITGRRGRLQPPVQNYLDGLSLAERGAIADFLAVGVVGGPARVRAGLAALAEATRADEFMLVSDLFDPERRLASLDITARAMDLPAATIAA; from the coding sequence ATGAACGCACAGAACTCCCCCTTCCCCCGGCTTTCCATGCTCGACCTCGTCGCCGTGCGCGAGGGCGGCACGGTGGCCCAGGCGCTGGACATCGCCGTGCGCACGGCGCGCCATGCCGAGTCGCTGGGCCTTGCGCGCTACTGGCTCGCCGAGCACCACAACATGCCGGGCATCGCGAGCTCGGCCACGGCCGTGCTCGTGGGCCATGTCGCGGGGGCCACGCGCACGATCCGCGTGGGCTCGGGCGGCATCATGCTGCCCAACCACGCGCCGCTGGTGGTGGCCGAGGCCTTTGGCACGCTGGCCGAGCTCTACCCGGGCCGCATCGACCTGGGCCTGGGGCGCGCGCCCGGCACCGACGGCGCCACCATGCGCGCCCTGCGCCGCGACCGCATGGAGACCGAGGCCGACTTCCCGCGCGACGTGGCCGAGCTGCAGCGGCTGCTGGCGCCCGCCCAGCCCGGCCAGGCCATCGTCGCCATGCCGGGCGCGGGCACCGAGGTGCCCCTGTGGCTGCTCGGCTCGAGCCTGTTCTCGGCCCAGCTGGCGGCGCACATGGGCCTGCCCTACGCGTTCGCCTCGCACTTCGCGCCGCGCATGCTGCACCAGGCCATCAGCCTGTACCGCGAGCTGTTCCGCCCCTCGGCCGCGCTGCAAAAGCCCTATGTGATGATAGGCGTGCCCGTCATCGCCGCGCCCACAGACGAGGAGGCCGAGTACCTGGCGAGCAGCACCTACCAGCGCGTGCTGGGCATCATCACGGGGCGGCGCGGCCGGCTGCAGCCCCCGGTGCAGAACTACCTCGATGGCCTGAGCCTGGCCGAGCGCGGCGCCATCGCCGACTTTCTCGCCGTCGGCGTGGTCGGCGGGCCGGCGCGCGTGCGCGCGGGCCTGGCGGCGCTGGCCGAGGCCACGCGCGCCGACGAGTTCATGCTGGTCAGCGACCTGTTCGATCCCGAGCGGCGCCTCGCGTCGCTGGACATCACGGCACGCGCGATGGATCTGCCTGCGGCTACCATCGCAGCCTGA
- a CDS encoding Hsp20/alpha crystallin family protein, with amino-acid sequence MKRRDESSDWMWSNALAALDHMERLHRQLFQPRHAGAPGWEPPVDVLETEHALLIYVALPGVDACDVHAVIDQGALVVSGHRVLPQPLRTAVIHRLELPQGRFERRIALPPGRYSAAKVASERGCLLIRLEKTP; translated from the coding sequence ATGAAGCGCCGTGATGAATCTTCCGACTGGATGTGGTCCAACGCCCTGGCGGCGCTGGACCACATGGAACGCCTGCACCGCCAGCTGTTTCAGCCGCGCCATGCGGGCGCGCCCGGGTGGGAGCCGCCCGTCGACGTGCTCGAGACCGAGCATGCGCTGCTGATCTACGTGGCCCTGCCCGGCGTGGACGCCTGCGACGTGCACGCGGTCATCGACCAGGGCGCGCTGGTCGTGAGCGGCCACCGCGTGCTGCCCCAGCCGCTGCGCACCGCCGTCATCCACCGCCTGGAGCTGCCGCAGGGCCGCTTCGAGCGCCGCATCGCACTGCCGCCCGGCCGCTACTCGGCCGCCAAGGTGGCGAGCGAGCGCGGCTGTCTGCTCATTCGCCTGGAGAAGACGCCATGA
- the fusA gene encoding elongation factor G has product MTTANPNPVEQIRTLALVGAGAAGKTTLAEALLQASGAIGAIGSVERGSTVSDHDPQEIKVQHSLQASCMHLSHEDCRVHLIDTPGLPDFIGQSLPALEAVETCAVVINAATGIEPMARRMMDWAAERRQDRLIIVNKIDAEGVDLPALLASIQAEFGSECLPLNLPAAGATRVVDCFYNREGESDFGAVADAHRALVEQVVEVDGDFVERYLNDGDIDASELHAPLEQALREGHLIPVCFVSARSGAGVAELLDIITRLLPNPTEGNPPDFLNGEGEAATLMHARPDPAAHVLAQVFKISIDPYVGRLAYVRVHQGTITPASQLFIGDGRKPFKVGHLFLQQGKNHVEVPSAGPGDICTIGKIDELHYDAVLHDAAEDAHIRLRPLPLPVPVHGLAVQTSKRGDEQRLWEVMARLVAEDPCLKMERLASTHETVVYGLGELHLRMLLERLQGAYKFEVQTRPPRIAFRETIAQGAAAQYRHKKQSGGAGQFGEVHLRVEPLPRGAGFEFVDQVKGGAIPGQFMPAVEKGVREALAEGVIAGYPVHDIRVIVHDGKHHAVDSKEVAFVTAGKKAVQAAIREAAPTVLEPVALLTITAPDGSTGAITGDLSARRGLVSGTDSPRPGQVAITAQVPLAELVDYQNRLNALTAGQGSYTLALSHYEAVPPQVQQQLAGQYKVREDE; this is encoded by the coding sequence ATGACGACTGCGAACCCCAATCCCGTGGAACAGATACGCACCCTGGCCCTGGTCGGGGCCGGCGCCGCCGGCAAGACCACGCTGGCCGAGGCCTTGTTGCAGGCCAGCGGCGCCATAGGAGCGATCGGCAGCGTGGAGCGCGGCAGCACCGTGAGCGACCACGACCCGCAGGAAATCAAGGTCCAGCACTCGCTGCAGGCGTCGTGCATGCATCTGTCGCACGAGGACTGCCGCGTGCACCTGATCGACACCCCCGGCCTGCCCGACTTCATAGGCCAGAGCCTGCCGGCGCTGGAGGCCGTGGAGACCTGCGCCGTCGTCATCAACGCCGCCACCGGCATCGAGCCCATGGCGCGGCGCATGATGGACTGGGCCGCCGAGCGCCGTCAGGACCGCCTGATCATCGTCAACAAGATCGACGCCGAGGGGGTGGACCTGCCCGCGCTGCTGGCCTCCATCCAGGCCGAGTTCGGCAGCGAATGCCTGCCGCTCAACCTGCCCGCCGCTGGCGCCACGCGGGTCGTGGACTGCTTCTACAACCGCGAGGGCGAGAGCGACTTCGGGGCCGTGGCCGACGCCCACCGCGCGCTGGTCGAGCAGGTGGTCGAGGTCGATGGCGACTTCGTCGAGCGCTATCTGAACGACGGCGACATCGACGCCAGCGAGCTGCACGCCCCGCTGGAGCAGGCCCTGCGCGAGGGCCACCTGATCCCGGTCTGCTTCGTCTCGGCGCGCAGCGGCGCCGGCGTGGCCGAGCTGCTCGACATCATCACGCGCCTGCTGCCCAACCCCACCGAGGGCAATCCGCCCGATTTCCTCAACGGCGAGGGCGAGGCCGCCACCCTGATGCACGCACGCCCCGACCCGGCGGCCCATGTGCTGGCGCAGGTGTTCAAGATCAGCATAGACCCCTACGTGGGGCGCCTGGCCTATGTGCGCGTGCACCAGGGCACCATCACCCCGGCGTCGCAGCTGTTCATCGGCGACGGACGCAAGCCGTTCAAGGTCGGCCATCTGTTCCTGCAGCAGGGCAAGAACCATGTGGAAGTGCCCAGCGCCGGGCCGGGCGACATCTGCACCATAGGCAAGATCGACGAGCTGCACTACGACGCCGTGCTGCACGACGCCGCCGAGGACGCGCATATCCGCCTGCGCCCGCTGCCCCTGCCGGTGCCGGTGCACGGCCTGGCCGTGCAGACCAGCAAGCGCGGCGACGAGCAGCGCCTGTGGGAGGTCATGGCCAGGCTCGTGGCCGAGGACCCCTGCCTGAAGATGGAGCGCCTGGCCAGCACGCACGAGACCGTGGTCTACGGCCTGGGCGAGCTGCACCTGCGCATGCTGCTCGAGCGCCTGCAGGGTGCCTACAAGTTCGAGGTCCAGACCCGGCCGCCGCGCATCGCCTTCCGCGAAACCATTGCGCAGGGCGCCGCGGCGCAATACCGCCACAAGAAGCAGAGCGGTGGCGCCGGGCAGTTTGGCGAGGTGCACCTGCGCGTCGAGCCGCTGCCGCGCGGCGCGGGCTTCGAGTTTGTCGATCAGGTCAAGGGTGGCGCCATTCCGGGCCAGTTCATGCCCGCGGTCGAGAAGGGCGTGCGCGAGGCGCTGGCCGAGGGCGTCATCGCCGGCTACCCCGTGCACGACATCCGCGTCATCGTGCACGACGGCAAGCACCATGCGGTCGACAGCAAGGAGGTGGCCTTCGTCACGGCCGGCAAAAAGGCCGTGCAGGCCGCCATCCGCGAGGCCGCGCCCACCGTGCTCGAGCCTGTCGCGCTGCTGACCATCACCGCGCCCGATGGCAGCACGGGTGCCATCACCGGCGACCTGTCGGCGCGCCGTGGCCTGGTCAGCGGCACCGACAGCCCGCGGCCCGGCCAGGTGGCCATCACCGCCCAGGTGCCCCTGGCCGAGCTCGTGGACTACCAGAACCGCCTCAACGCCCTCACCGCGGGCCAGGGCAGTTACACCCTGGCCCTGTCGCATTACGAGGCCGTGCCGCCGCAGGTGCAGCAGCAGCTGGCGGGTCAGTACAAGGTGCGGGAGGATGAATGA
- a CDS encoding 5'-nucleotidase: MAALTLNDKLVVAISSRALFDFEEENRVFEHGDDRAYVELQRARLDIPAPPGVAFSLVRKLLAFNHGGHQRVEVVLLSRNDPVSGMRVFRSCQAHGLPSVQRGVFTQGREPFGYLRPLGAHLFLSANERDVRAALHLGYPAARVLTESVQAGDAHPHEVRIAFDGDAVLFSDEAERVYQSEGLAAFQQHEQAKAAQPLPEGPFKPLLAALHRLQQAGGAQMRIRTALVTARSAPAHERAIRTLMDWNIAVDEAMFLGGLPKGEFLREFEPDFFFDDQTGHVKSAARHVPAGHVHSGIANMAPEAAPQG, translated from the coding sequence ATGGCTGCACTGACCCTGAACGACAAGCTCGTCGTCGCCATCTCCTCGCGCGCGCTGTTCGACTTCGAGGAGGAAAACCGCGTCTTCGAGCATGGCGACGACCGCGCCTACGTGGAGCTGCAGCGCGCGCGCCTGGACATTCCGGCGCCGCCCGGCGTGGCGTTCTCGCTGGTCAGAAAGCTGCTGGCCTTCAACCATGGCGGCCACCAGCGCGTGGAGGTGGTGCTGCTGTCGCGCAACGACCCGGTGAGCGGCATGCGCGTGTTCCGCTCCTGCCAGGCCCATGGCCTGCCAAGCGTGCAGCGCGGCGTGTTCACCCAGGGGCGCGAGCCCTTCGGCTACCTGCGGCCGCTGGGCGCACACCTGTTCCTGTCGGCCAACGAGCGCGATGTCCGCGCCGCCCTGCACCTGGGTTATCCGGCGGCGCGCGTGCTCACCGAATCGGTGCAGGCGGGCGACGCCCACCCGCACGAGGTGCGCATTGCGTTTGACGGCGACGCCGTGCTGTTCTCCGACGAGGCCGAGCGCGTCTACCAGTCCGAGGGCCTGGCGGCCTTCCAGCAGCACGAGCAGGCCAAGGCCGCCCAGCCGCTGCCCGAAGGCCCTTTCAAGCCACTGCTGGCCGCCCTGCACCGGCTGCAGCAGGCCGGCGGCGCCCAGATGCGCATACGCACGGCACTGGTCACCGCACGCAGCGCCCCGGCGCACGAGCGCGCCATCCGCACGCTGATGGACTGGAACATCGCCGTGGACGAGGCCATGTTCCTCGGCGGCCTGCCCAAGGGGGAGTTCCTGCGCGAGTTCGAGCCCGACTTCTTCTTCGACGACCAGACGGGCCATGTGAAATCGGCGGCGCGCCATGTGCCCGCGGGCCATGTGCACAGCGGCATTGCCAACATGGCGCCCGAGGCCGCGCCGCAGGGCTGA
- a CDS encoding CZB domain-containing protein, whose product MGFFSRLFQPRADGLQAPSDWTRLPDTDASELVLFDDEANRLMAQFDIDAAIATHERWLPWLATVLQGARDERLRPEVVADDTCSELGQWLHGSGRIALGHFPAFDMLLRRHRYFHEQAAALITHAEAGESVAAERAHKACQHASRQVVLLLRELQRGLQHTRRRVAAR is encoded by the coding sequence ATGGGTTTTTTCAGTCGATTGTTCCAGCCACGGGCCGACGGCCTGCAGGCGCCGTCGGACTGGACGCGTCTGCCCGACACCGATGCCAGCGAGCTCGTGCTGTTTGACGACGAGGCCAACAGGCTCATGGCGCAGTTCGATATCGACGCGGCCATTGCCACGCATGAGCGCTGGCTGCCCTGGCTGGCCACGGTGCTGCAGGGCGCGCGCGACGAGCGCCTGCGCCCCGAAGTGGTGGCCGACGACACCTGTTCCGAGCTCGGTCAGTGGCTCCATGGCAGCGGCCGCATTGCCCTGGGGCATTTCCCGGCCTTCGACATGCTGCTGCGGCGCCACCGCTACTTTCACGAGCAGGCCGCGGCCCTCATCACCCACGCCGAGGCCGGCGAGAGCGTCGCCGCAGAGCGCGCCCACAAGGCCTGCCAGCACGCGTCACGCCAGGTGGTGCTGCTGCTCAGGGAGCTGCAGCGCGGGCTGCAGCACACGCGCCGGCGGGTGGCTGCGCGCTAG
- the lon gene encoding endopeptidase La, whose protein sequence is MRESVLFPGTVFPITIGREGSVLAAQQALREERPIGILMQRQAGDEEVTPDQLHRMGTVANILRYVNLPDGEHHLVIQGLQRFRVLEFVQQAPFLAARVEFLDEPAQDGPELAARLLLLKQQAMEALQLLPQTPQPLVLAVQSASAAGALADLIAAYSDFEPAQKQELIETTDLLARTDKVSALLARRIEVLRLSQEIGERTKATLDENQRRAILREQMASIQKALGEDDGKAQEVADLRKRIAAAHMPDEVGEAAQKELRRYERMPDGAMEAGMVRTYLDWLIELPWAEPAPRDIDIAAARRVLDEDHFGLDKIKQRIVEFLAVRKLAPHGKAPILCFVGPPGVGKTSLGQSIARAMGRPFAHVSLGGVHDESEIRGHRRTYVGALPGNIIQAIRKARARDCVMMLDEIDKMGRGIQGDPSAAMLEVLDPAQNNVFRDNYLGVPFDLSRMVFITTANTLETIPGPLRDRMEIVQLSSYTENEKFQIARRYLVRRELEANGVSAAQVTLADDAIRAIIRDYTREAGVRNLQREIGRVLRHAAVRIADGSATQVAIGVDDLHGILGPRRFENEVALRTSTPGVATGMAWTPVGGDILFIEATSYAGKGSLILTGQLGDVMKESAQAAFSLIKHRARELGIDEKRLARIDVHVHVPEGATPKDGPSAGVAMFTALVSLLTGRTVRSDTAMTGEISLRGLVLPIGGVKEKVIAADAAGITRVMLPARNRRDFDEIPEEVRARLEFIWLERVDDAIAAALEPR, encoded by the coding sequence ATGCGCGAATCGGTGCTGTTTCCGGGCACGGTCTTCCCCATCACCATAGGCCGTGAGGGCTCGGTCCTGGCGGCGCAGCAGGCGCTGCGCGAGGAACGCCCCATAGGCATCCTGATGCAGCGCCAGGCGGGCGACGAGGAGGTCACGCCGGACCAGCTGCACCGCATGGGCACGGTGGCCAACATACTGCGCTACGTGAATCTGCCGGACGGCGAACATCACCTGGTGATCCAGGGTCTGCAGCGCTTTCGCGTGCTCGAATTCGTGCAGCAAGCCCCCTTCCTCGCCGCACGCGTCGAGTTCCTGGACGAGCCGGCACAGGACGGGCCCGAGCTCGCCGCGCGCCTGCTGCTCCTGAAGCAGCAGGCCATGGAGGCGCTGCAGCTGCTGCCGCAGACGCCGCAGCCCCTGGTGCTGGCCGTGCAGTCGGCCAGCGCGGCCGGGGCGCTCGCGGACCTGATCGCCGCCTATTCGGACTTCGAGCCCGCGCAGAAGCAGGAGCTCATCGAGACCACGGATCTGCTCGCTCGCACGGACAAGGTCTCCGCCCTGCTCGCCAGGCGCATAGAGGTGCTGCGGCTGTCGCAGGAGATCGGTGAGCGCACCAAGGCCACGCTCGACGAGAACCAGCGCCGCGCCATCCTGCGCGAGCAGATGGCCTCGATCCAGAAGGCGCTGGGCGAGGACGACGGCAAGGCGCAGGAGGTGGCCGATCTGAGGAAAAGAATTGCCGCCGCCCACATGCCCGACGAGGTCGGCGAGGCCGCGCAGAAGGAGCTGCGCCGCTACGAGCGCATGCCCGACGGCGCCATGGAGGCGGGCATGGTGCGCACCTATCTGGACTGGCTGATCGAGCTGCCCTGGGCCGAGCCCGCGCCGCGCGACATCGACATCGCCGCCGCGCGCCGGGTGCTCGACGAGGACCATTTCGGCCTCGACAAGATCAAGCAGCGCATCGTCGAGTTCCTCGCGGTGCGCAAGCTCGCGCCGCACGGCAAGGCACCCATCCTGTGCTTCGTGGGCCCGCCGGGCGTGGGCAAGACCTCGCTGGGCCAGTCGATCGCGCGCGCCATGGGGCGGCCGTTCGCCCATGTGAGCCTGGGCGGCGTGCACGACGAGTCCGAGATCCGCGGCCACCGGCGCACCTATGTCGGCGCGCTGCCGGGCAACATCATTCAGGCCATCCGCAAGGCCAGGGCGCGCGACTGCGTGATGATGCTCGACGAGATCGACAAGATGGGCCGCGGCATCCAGGGCGACCCTTCGGCCGCCATGCTCGAGGTGCTGGACCCGGCGCAGAACAACGTCTTTCGCGACAACTACCTGGGCGTGCCGTTCGACCTGAGCCGCATGGTGTTCATCACCACCGCCAACACGCTGGAGACCATCCCCGGCCCGCTGCGCGACCGCATGGAGATCGTGCAGCTGTCGAGCTACACCGAGAACGAGAAGTTCCAGATTGCCCGGCGCTACCTGGTGCGCCGCGAGCTAGAGGCCAACGGCGTGAGCGCCGCGCAGGTCACGCTCGCCGACGACGCGATCCGCGCCATCATCCGCGACTACACACGCGAGGCGGGCGTGCGCAACCTGCAGCGCGAGATCGGCCGCGTGCTGCGCCACGCCGCGGTGCGGATCGCCGACGGCTCGGCCACCCAGGTGGCAATCGGCGTGGACGACCTGCACGGCATCCTCGGCCCCAGGCGCTTCGAGAACGAGGTCGCGCTGCGCACCAGCACGCCTGGCGTGGCCACCGGCATGGCCTGGACCCCCGTGGGCGGCGACATCCTGTTCATCGAGGCCACGAGCTACGCCGGCAAGGGCAGCCTCATCCTCACCGGACAGCTGGGCGACGTGATGAAGGAAAGCGCGCAGGCGGCGTTCTCGCTCATCAAGCATCGTGCGCGCGAGCTCGGCATCGACGAGAAGCGACTCGCTCGCATCGACGTGCATGTGCATGTGCCCGAGGGCGCCACGCCCAAGGACGGGCCGAGCGCCGGCGTGGCCATGTTCACGGCCCTGGTGTCCTTGCTCACGGGTCGCACCGTGCGCAGCGACACCGCCATGACGGGCGAGATCAGCCTGCGCGGCCTGGTGCTGCCGATCGGCGGCGTGAAGGAAAAGGTCATCGCGGCCGACGCCGCCGGCATCACACGCGTGATGCTGCCCGCGCGCAACCGGCGCGACTTCGACGAGATTCCCGAGGAGGTGCGCGCGCGCCTGGAGTTCATCTGGCTCGAACGCGTGGACGATGCCATCGCCGCGGCGCTGGAACCAAGATAG
- a CDS encoding ATPase, T2SS/T4P/T4SS family, giving the protein MRHPLPYAFARGHQLLLEDDGQQLTLWHGPAPDASALSEVLRKHAVQQFMQTEAAALAQRISAAYAQSESSAATVVSEVEEEADLSRMMQELPAVEDLLESAGDAPIIRMLNALLTQAVRDGASDIHIEPYERHSSVRFRVDGTLREVVQPNRALHAALISRLKIMADLDISEKRLPQDGRISLRLGTRAIDVRVSTLPNAHGERAVLRLLDKSESKLSLEAVGMQGETLARLESLIAQPHGIILVTGPTGSGKTTTLYAALSRLDASRSNIMTVEDPIEYELPGVGQTQVNSKIELTFAKALRAILRQDPDVIMIGEIRDFETAQIAIQASLTGHLVLATLHTNDAASAVTRLTDMGVEPFLLSSSLLGVLAQRLVRRYCGHCHGGSNGTGCAHCGHTGYAGRTGVFELLVVDDALRALIHGQAAEAELRAQAQSGGMRLMREDGERLVAAGITSREELLRVTREG; this is encoded by the coding sequence ATGCGCCACCCCCTGCCCTACGCCTTTGCGCGCGGCCACCAGCTGCTGCTGGAGGACGACGGCCAGCAGCTCACGCTCTGGCACGGCCCCGCGCCCGACGCCAGCGCCCTGTCCGAGGTGCTGCGCAAGCACGCAGTGCAGCAGTTCATGCAGACCGAGGCCGCCGCCCTGGCCCAGCGCATCAGCGCCGCCTACGCGCAGAGCGAGTCGAGCGCCGCCACCGTGGTCAGCGAGGTCGAGGAGGAGGCCGACCTCTCGCGCATGATGCAGGAGCTGCCCGCGGTGGAGGACCTGCTCGAGTCCGCGGGCGACGCGCCCATCATCCGCATGCTCAACGCCCTGCTCACCCAGGCCGTGCGCGACGGCGCGAGCGACATCCACATCGAGCCCTACGAGCGCCATTCCAGCGTGCGCTTTCGCGTCGACGGGACGCTGCGCGAGGTGGTGCAGCCCAACCGCGCACTGCACGCGGCGCTCATCAGCCGCCTGAAGATCATGGCGGACCTGGACATTTCCGAAAAGCGCCTGCCGCAGGACGGCCGCATCAGCCTGCGGCTGGGCACGCGCGCCATCGACGTGCGCGTCTCCACCCTGCCCAACGCCCATGGCGAGCGCGCCGTGCTGCGCCTGTTGGACAAGAGCGAGAGCAAGCTGAGCCTGGAGGCCGTGGGCATGCAGGGCGAGACGCTGGCGCGGCTGGAGTCCCTGATTGCCCAGCCGCACGGCATCATCCTCGTGACCGGCCCCACGGGCTCGGGCAAGACCACCACGCTGTACGCCGCGCTCTCGCGCCTGGACGCGAGCCGCAGCAACATCATGACGGTGGAAGACCCGATCGAGTACGAGCTGCCCGGCGTGGGCCAGACCCAGGTCAACAGCAAGATCGAGCTCACGTTCGCCAAGGCCCTGCGCGCCATCCTGCGCCAGGACCCGGACGTGATCATGATCGGCGAGATCCGCGACTTCGAGACCGCGCAGATCGCCATCCAGGCCAGCCTGACGGGTCACCTGGTGCTGGCCACGCTGCACACCAACGACGCGGCCAGCGCCGTCACGCGCCTGACCGACATGGGGGTGGAGCCGTTCCTGCTGTCCTCATCCCTCCTGGGCGTGCTGGCCCAGCGCCTGGTGCGCCGGTACTGCGGCCACTGCCACGGCGGCAGCAACGGCACGGGCTGCGCGCATTGCGGCCACACGGGCTACGCGGGCCGCACCGGCGTGTTCGAGCTGCTCGTGGTGGACGACGCGCTGCGCGCCCTGATCCACGGCCAGGCGGCCGAGGCCGAGCTGCGCGCCCAGGCCCAGTCCGGCGGCATGAGGCTGATGCGCGAAGACGGCGAGCGCCTGGTCGCGGCCGGCATCACCAGCCGCGAGGAGCTGCTGCGCGTGACGCGCGAGGGGTGA